Proteins encoded by one window of Cannabis sativa cultivar Pink pepper isolate KNU-18-1 chromosome 4, ASM2916894v1, whole genome shotgun sequence:
- the LOC115712349 gene encoding 1-aminocyclopropane-1-carboxylate oxidase homolog 1, which translates to MEVESSCFYDREMEVKLFDETRAGVKGLVDSGVTKVPRFLIHPPESFLFKKEENTLVSADEENNNNHYHDQHHDNDYDDQVPIIDLEGFDDDVDTTKRGLIVGKIREAAESWGFFQMINHGIPDFVMNNMLDGIRDFHEQPNETKIAWYSRDPKRRVRFYCNGDLLVSRTANWRDSIIFDFQDGPLEKDAFPPICRERVEEYMKHVSRVREVLSELLSEALGLNKEYLGKIECMKSETLVGHYYPLCPEPDLTQGTTKHSDPSALTLLLQDQMGGLQVLRRNRWVDVPPLPSVLVANVGDLMQLITNDKFKSVEHRVVAMKNGARVSAACFLYPSATHRNKPYGPIEEFLSEEEPPKYTQTTIFDYLTYYRSKGLDGNSALPHFRI; encoded by the exons ATGGAAGTAGAGTCATCATGTTTTTATGATAGAGAGATGGAAGTGAAACTATTTGACGAAACAAGAGCTGGAGTCAAAGGCCTTGTTGACTCTGGAGTCACCAAGGTCCCGAGATTCCTCATCCACCCACCAGAGAGTTTTCTCTtcaaaaaagaagaaaacactCTGGTTTCGGCTGATgaggaaaataataataatcattatCATGACCAACATCATGATAATGATTATGATGACCAGGTTCCGATCATTGACCTCGAGGGTTTTGATGATGATGTTGACACTACTAAACGAGGTTTAATTGTTGGAAAAATTCGAGAAGCGGCGGAGTCGTGGGGTTTCTTTCAAATGATTAACCATGGAATTCCTGATTTTGTGATGAACAACATGTTGGATGGTATAAGAGATTTTCATGAACAACCTAATGAGACTAAGATAGCTTGGTACTCAAGAGATCCAAAGAGAAGAGTTAGATTCTATTGTAATGGAGATTTGCTTGTTTCAAGAACAGCAAATTGGAGAGACTCAATTATTTTCGATTTCCAAGACGGTCCTTTAGAAAAGGACGCCTTTCCCCCGATTTGcag GGAGAGAGTGGAGGAGTACATGAAGCACGTGTCGAGGGTTCGAGAAGTGTTGTCGGAGTTGTTATCGGAGGCTTTGGGGCTAAACAAAGAGTACTTAGGAAAAATAGAGTGTATGAAGAGTGAGACTTTGGTGGGTCACTATTACCCGCTTTGCCCGGAACCCGACTTGACCCAAGGAACTACCAAACATTCGGACCCCTCGGCCTTGACCCTTCTTCTTCAGGACCAAATGGGTGGCCTTCAAGTTCTCCGACGCAACCGGTGGGTTGATGTTCCGCCCTTGCCCTCTGTTCTCGTGGCCAACGTCGGCGACCTCATGCAG tTAATAACGAACGATAAATTCAAAAGTGTGGAGCACAGAGTGGTGGCGATGAAGAATGGAGCTAGGGTTTCAGCAGCATGTTTCTTGTATCCAAGTGCTACACACAGAAACAAACCCTATGGACCCATTGAAGAGTTTCTATCTGAGGAAGAACCTCCTAAGTATACACAAACTACTATCTTTGATTATCTTACTTATTACAGGTCCAAGGGACTCGATGGCAATTCTGCTCTTCCTCATTTtagaatttaa
- the LOC115712283 gene encoding transcription factor bHLH155 isoform X1, translated as MGTDLQQVLRSLCLNSEWKYAVFWKLKHRARMVLTWEDAYYDKSEEHSPAVERLHDDPLGLAVAKMSYHVYSLGEGIVGQVAVSGKHQWIFADKHEMCTWSAFEYSSGWQDQFSAGIKTIAVVAVAPLGVVQLGSLNKVVEDMKMIAHIRDVLMALQDSSLGCIPSSMPSSMNSSSNLPDIPSKGFAPEAISDCLHNLDKALNEERQDIWFSIFPYLGKDNDSSYDWSLLDNQQEKTADIVINNGGPELPASGADKNTKLAQSESNILNLEHHKVIGMNMSDKWKGGKEISSCKVTQVDSINSVNAIVPAKKVEVDSVNFSSVPIDSAICDRVRLDNVDYYQNGVLHVSEPSDFKFQKDLENLKFLTESSHMDTSTASLEFPAGYELHEALGPSFFKKSKYFDWEATKSEGRIPEMPGQTICSQLTSDFHPEPLLEAVIASVCQSHSDVRSEKSFCKSVQSLLTTENYPEPSSHTTLVTDSSNHSNGPASLVGEDTPHCLSSSGVCGAMSPKGFSSNCPSSCSEQLERSSAPAKNNKKRARPGENCRPRPRDRQLIQDRIKELRELIPSGAKCSIDSLLERTIKHMLYLQSIAKHADKLNKYTDVKQSSHKETSMLESSSYERGSSWAVEVGGNLKVCSIIVENLNKNGQMVVEMMCEECSHFLEIAEAIKSLGLTILKGVTEAHGDKTWICFVVEGQSNRSLHRMDILWSLVQILQPKNATQQ; from the exons ATGGGTACCGATTTACAGCAAGTACTGAGGAGCCTCTGTTTAAATTCAGAGTGGAAGTATGCCGTCTTTTGGAAGCTCAAGCATCGTGCTCGAAT GGTGTTAACTTGGGAGGACGCTTACTATGACAAGAGTGAGGAACATAGTCCAGCAGTGGAAAGGTTGCACGATGACCCCCTTGGGTTAGCAGTGGCTAAGATGTCGTATCATGTATATTCTCTTGGGGAAGG GATTGTTGGACAAGTGGCAGTGAGTGGGAAGCATCAGTGGATCTTTGCAGATAAGCATGAAATGTGTACATGGTCAGCATTTGAA TACTCCAGTGGGTGGCAAGATCAATTTTCTGCAGGGATTAAG ACTATTGCTGTTGTAGCTGTTGCTCCTCTTGGAGTTGTACAGCTTGGATCTTTGAATAAA GTAGTTGAAGATATGAAGATGATTGCTCATATTAGAGATGTCTTGATGGCTCTTCAAGATTCTTCATTAGGGTGCATTCCTAGTTCAATGCCATCCAGTATGAATAGTTCGTCAAATTTG CCAGATATACCTTCAAAAGGTTTCGCTCCAGAGGCTATTTCTGACTGCTTGCACAATTTAGACAAAGCCTTGAACGAAGAGAGGCAAGATATATGGTTTTCAATTTTTCCGTACTTGGGGAAAGACAATGATAGTTCTTACGATTGGTCACTGCTTGATAATCAGCAAGAAAAGACAGCTGATATTGTGATTAACAACGGAGGACCTGAGTTGCCCGCAAGTGGGGCTGACAAAAATACTAAGTTAGCTCAATCAGAATCGAACATTCTAAATCTTGAGCATCACAAAGTAATTGGGATGAATATGAGTGATAAGTGGAAGGGTGGAAAGGAGATTAGCAGCTGCAAAGTTACTCAAGTGGATTCAATAAACAGTGTCAATGCTATTGTACCAGCTAAGAAGGTTGAAGTTGACTCTGTGAACTTTTCATCTGTCCCTATTGACTCTGCTATTTGTGACCGAGTTAGGTTGGATAATGTAGATTACTACCAAAATGGGGTGCTGCACGTAAGTGAGCCCTCAGATTTTAAATTCCAGAAAGATCTGGAAAATCTGAAGTTTCTAACTGAGTCAAGCCATATGGATACATCTACGGCATCTTTAGAGTTTCCTGCTGGTTACGAGCTCCATGAGGCACTTGGACCATCTTTTTTCAAGAAAAGCAAGTATTTTGATTGGGAAGCAACTAAAAGTGAAGGGAGAATTCCCGAGATGCCCGGGCAAACAATCTGTAGCCAGTTAACTTCTGATTTTCATCCAGAACCTCTCCTAGAAGCAGTAATAGCTAGTGTTTGTCAAAGTCATAGTGATGTTAGGAGTGAAAAGTCATTTTGTAAATCAGTGCAATCTTTGTTGACAACCGAAAACTATCCTGAGCCTTCAAGCCATACAACGCTTGTTACTGATTCATCAAATCATTCCAATGGCCCTGCATCCCTTGTAGGAGAGGACACACCACACTGCTTGAGTTCATCAGGGGTCTGCGGTGCAATGTCCCCAAAAGGGTTTTCATCAAACTGTCCAAGTTCTTGCAGCGAGCAGCTTGAAAGGTCTTCAGCACCTGCTAAGAACAACAAAAAGAGAGCTAGACCTGGTGAAAACTGTAGACCGAGGCCAAGAGATAGACAACTGATCCAAGACCGTATTAAAGAACTAAGGGAGCTAATACCAAGTGGAGCAAAG TGTAGTATTGATTCACTGTTGGAACGCACGATCAAGCACATGCTCTACCTTCAAAGTATCGCCAAGCATGCTGACAAGCTAAATAAATATACTGATGTGAAg CAGTCAAGTCATAAGGAAACGAGCATGCTGGAATCCTCGAGCTATGAGCGGGGTTCGAGCTGGGCAGTGGAGGTGGGAGGCAATCTAAAAGTTTGTTCGATAATAGTGGAAAATCTGAACAAGAATGGGCAGATGGTTGTGGAG ATGATGTGCGAAGAATGCAGCCATTTCCTCGAGATAGCAGAAGCTATTAAAAGCCTTGGTCTTACAATCTTAAAAGGAGTAACAGAAGCTCATGGTGATAAGACATGGATATGTTTTGTGGTTGAG GGACAGAGCAACAGAAGCTTACACAGAATGGATATATTATGGTCACTTGTTCAAATATTGCAGCCTAAAAATGCTACACAACAGTAG
- the LOC115712283 gene encoding transcription factor bHLH155 isoform X2 encodes MGTDLQQVLRSLCLNSEWKYAVFWKLKHRARMVLTWEDAYYDKSEEHSPAVERLHDDPLGLAVAKMSYHVYSLGEGIVGQVAVSGKHQWIFADKHEMCTWSAFEYSSGWQDQFSAGIKTIAVVAVAPLGVVQLGSLNKVVEDMKMIAHIRDVLMALQDSSLGCIPSSMPSSMNSSSNLPDIPSKGFAPEAISDCLHNLDKALNEERQDIWFSIFPYLGKDNDSSYDWSLLDNQQEKTADIVINNGGPELPASGADKNTKLAQSESNILNLEHHKVIGMNMSDKWKGGKEISSCKVTQVDSINSVNAIVPAKKVEVDSVNFSSVPIDSAICDRVRLDNVDYYQNGVLHVSEPSDFKFQKDLENLKFLTESSHMDTSTASLEFPAGYELHEALGPSFFKKSKYFDWEATKSEGRIPEMPGQTICSQLTSDFHPEPLLEAVIASVCQSHSDVRSEKSFCKSVQSLLTTENYPEPSSHTTLVTDSSNHSNGPASLVGEDTPHCLSSSGVCGAMSPKGFSSNCPSSCSEQLERSSAPAKNNKKRARPGENCRPRPRDRQLIQDRIKELRELIPSGAKCSIDSLLERTIKHMLYLQSIAKHADKLNKYTDVKSSHKETSMLESSSYERGSSWAVEVGGNLKVCSIIVENLNKNGQMVVEMMCEECSHFLEIAEAIKSLGLTILKGVTEAHGDKTWICFVVEGQSNRSLHRMDILWSLVQILQPKNATQQ; translated from the exons ATGGGTACCGATTTACAGCAAGTACTGAGGAGCCTCTGTTTAAATTCAGAGTGGAAGTATGCCGTCTTTTGGAAGCTCAAGCATCGTGCTCGAAT GGTGTTAACTTGGGAGGACGCTTACTATGACAAGAGTGAGGAACATAGTCCAGCAGTGGAAAGGTTGCACGATGACCCCCTTGGGTTAGCAGTGGCTAAGATGTCGTATCATGTATATTCTCTTGGGGAAGG GATTGTTGGACAAGTGGCAGTGAGTGGGAAGCATCAGTGGATCTTTGCAGATAAGCATGAAATGTGTACATGGTCAGCATTTGAA TACTCCAGTGGGTGGCAAGATCAATTTTCTGCAGGGATTAAG ACTATTGCTGTTGTAGCTGTTGCTCCTCTTGGAGTTGTACAGCTTGGATCTTTGAATAAA GTAGTTGAAGATATGAAGATGATTGCTCATATTAGAGATGTCTTGATGGCTCTTCAAGATTCTTCATTAGGGTGCATTCCTAGTTCAATGCCATCCAGTATGAATAGTTCGTCAAATTTG CCAGATATACCTTCAAAAGGTTTCGCTCCAGAGGCTATTTCTGACTGCTTGCACAATTTAGACAAAGCCTTGAACGAAGAGAGGCAAGATATATGGTTTTCAATTTTTCCGTACTTGGGGAAAGACAATGATAGTTCTTACGATTGGTCACTGCTTGATAATCAGCAAGAAAAGACAGCTGATATTGTGATTAACAACGGAGGACCTGAGTTGCCCGCAAGTGGGGCTGACAAAAATACTAAGTTAGCTCAATCAGAATCGAACATTCTAAATCTTGAGCATCACAAAGTAATTGGGATGAATATGAGTGATAAGTGGAAGGGTGGAAAGGAGATTAGCAGCTGCAAAGTTACTCAAGTGGATTCAATAAACAGTGTCAATGCTATTGTACCAGCTAAGAAGGTTGAAGTTGACTCTGTGAACTTTTCATCTGTCCCTATTGACTCTGCTATTTGTGACCGAGTTAGGTTGGATAATGTAGATTACTACCAAAATGGGGTGCTGCACGTAAGTGAGCCCTCAGATTTTAAATTCCAGAAAGATCTGGAAAATCTGAAGTTTCTAACTGAGTCAAGCCATATGGATACATCTACGGCATCTTTAGAGTTTCCTGCTGGTTACGAGCTCCATGAGGCACTTGGACCATCTTTTTTCAAGAAAAGCAAGTATTTTGATTGGGAAGCAACTAAAAGTGAAGGGAGAATTCCCGAGATGCCCGGGCAAACAATCTGTAGCCAGTTAACTTCTGATTTTCATCCAGAACCTCTCCTAGAAGCAGTAATAGCTAGTGTTTGTCAAAGTCATAGTGATGTTAGGAGTGAAAAGTCATTTTGTAAATCAGTGCAATCTTTGTTGACAACCGAAAACTATCCTGAGCCTTCAAGCCATACAACGCTTGTTACTGATTCATCAAATCATTCCAATGGCCCTGCATCCCTTGTAGGAGAGGACACACCACACTGCTTGAGTTCATCAGGGGTCTGCGGTGCAATGTCCCCAAAAGGGTTTTCATCAAACTGTCCAAGTTCTTGCAGCGAGCAGCTTGAAAGGTCTTCAGCACCTGCTAAGAACAACAAAAAGAGAGCTAGACCTGGTGAAAACTGTAGACCGAGGCCAAGAGATAGACAACTGATCCAAGACCGTATTAAAGAACTAAGGGAGCTAATACCAAGTGGAGCAAAG TGTAGTATTGATTCACTGTTGGAACGCACGATCAAGCACATGCTCTACCTTCAAAGTATCGCCAAGCATGCTGACAAGCTAAATAAATATACTGATGTGAAg TCAAGTCATAAGGAAACGAGCATGCTGGAATCCTCGAGCTATGAGCGGGGTTCGAGCTGGGCAGTGGAGGTGGGAGGCAATCTAAAAGTTTGTTCGATAATAGTGGAAAATCTGAACAAGAATGGGCAGATGGTTGTGGAG ATGATGTGCGAAGAATGCAGCCATTTCCTCGAGATAGCAGAAGCTATTAAAAGCCTTGGTCTTACAATCTTAAAAGGAGTAACAGAAGCTCATGGTGATAAGACATGGATATGTTTTGTGGTTGAG GGACAGAGCAACAGAAGCTTACACAGAATGGATATATTATGGTCACTTGTTCAAATATTGCAGCCTAAAAATGCTACACAACAGTAG
- the LOC115713907 gene encoding hyoscyamine 6-dioxygenase-like: MENLLSTKLLLGELKVVPESYILPPEDRPGITKIPLCDTIPVIDLKLKGQPHHQLVHQIIHASKEFGFFQLVNHGIEEKVLEDVLKVSKEFFEIPIEEKAKFLSDDPLKSCKIFTSIDYQNEDVHYWRDALRHPCHPLHQHIQFWPQNPPQYRNVVGAYTVEVRKLSMYILELISEGLGLEDGYFENNGELVEAQLMGINHYPPCPDPSLTLGLPKHADANLISLLLQEMDGLQVLKDDQWLALKPLPNAFVVNIGHILQIISNGKLKSAEHRVVTNKNVVRTTIGNFIYPSHSCKVEPANALTSDDDNPPLYRPFFYKEFLGTFIVDTYQRKPPLQRYMLQLQ, from the exons ATGGAGAATTTGTTATcaacaaaattattattaggAGAGTTAAAAGTAGTACCAGAGAGTTACATATTACCACCTGAAGATAGACCTGgaattaccaaaatacccctttgtGATACAATTCCTGTCATTGATCTCAAACTCAAAGGACAACCACATCATCAACTTGTTCACCAAATCATTCATGCTTCCAAAGAATTTGGATTTTTTCAG TTGGTTAATCATGGGATTGAAGAGAAGGTATTAGAGGATGTATTGAAAGTGAGTAAAGAGTTTTTTGAGATTCCTATTGAGGAGAAAGCAAAATTCTTGAGTGATGATCCTTTGAAAAGTTGTAAGATATTTACTAGTATTGATTATCAAAATGAAGATGTACATTATTGGAGAGATGCTTTGAGACACCCTTGTCATCCTCTACACCAACATATTCAATTTTGGCCTCAAAACCCTCCTCAATATag AAATGTGGTTGGGGCTTACACAGTTGAGGTGAGGAAGCTAAGTATGTATATCTTAGAATTGATTAGTGAAGGATTAGGGCTTGAAGATGGATACTTTGAGAACAATGGTGAATTGGTTGAAGCTCAATTGATGGGCATAAATCATTATCCACCATGCCCAGATCCAAGCTTGACTTTAGGATTACCTAAACATGCTGATGCTAACCTCATAAGCCTACTTCTTCAAGAAATGGATGGCCTTCAAGTCTTGAAAGATGACCAATGGCTTGCACTTAAGCCTCTCCCTAATGCTTTTGTTGTTAACATTGGCCATATTTTACag ATTATCAGCAATGGGAAGCTAAAAAGTGCTGAACACAGAGTTGTGACAAACAAAAATGTTGTACGGACAACCATTGGAAACTTCATTTATCCTTCTCACAGTTGCAAAGTCGAACCAGCAAATGCTCTTACCAGTGATGATGATAATCCTCCACTCTATAGACCTTTCTTCTATAAAGAGTTTCTTGGGACTTTTATAGTTGATACTTATCAGAGAAAACCACCTCTTCAACGATATATGCTCCAACTCCAATAA
- the LOC115712149 gene encoding hyoscyamine 6-dioxygenase isoform X1, with amino-acid sequence MRILDLISKGLGLENGYFYNKSELCNVHIITLNHYPPCPDPSLTLGLPKHSDPNLITLLLQQMDGLQILKDQQWFALKPFPNAFVVNVGHILEILSNGKVKSVEHRVVTNKNNGRTTVGSFIYPCPDCQIEPTKALINENNPPLYKQFTFKDFMATYVAHTSNRESPLKHYQLQPN; translated from the exons ATGCGTATCTTGGATTTGATTAGTAAAGGATTAGGACTTGAAAATGGGTACTTCTACAACAAATCTGAACTGTGTAATGTTCATATAATTACTTTAAATCATTATCCACCATGCCCAGATCCAAGTTTGACATTAGGATTACCTAAACATAGTGATCCTAATTTGAtaactcttcttcttcaacaaaTGGATGGTCTTCAAATCTTGAAAGATCAACAATGGTTTGCACTTAAGCCTTTCCCTAATGCATTTGTTGTCAATGTTGGCCACATTTTAGAG ATTTTGAGCAATGGAAAGGTGAAAAGTGTTGAACACAGAGTTgtgacaaacaaaaacaatggAAGAACAACAGTTGGAAGCTTCATTTATCCTTGTCCAGATTGTCAAATTGAGCCTACAAAAGCTCTCATCAATGAGAATAATCCACCACTCTATAAACAGTTTACTTTCAAAGATTTTATGGCTACTTATGTAGCTCACACTTCCAACAGAGAATCTCCTCTTAAGCACTATCAACTCCAACCTAATTAG
- the LOC115712149 gene encoding hyoscyamine 6-dioxygenase isoform X2 — MEKLLSTKRELKFVPECYKLPPDCRPGNTIVPICEFIPVIDFKEEQPKLIQQIIHASKQYGFFQILSNGKVKSVEHRVVTNKNNGRTTVGSFIYPCPDCQIEPTKALINENNPPLYKQFTFKDFMATYVAHTSNRESPLKHYQLQPN; from the exons ATGGAGAAGCTGTTGTCAACCAAAAGAGAGTTGAAATTTGTACCAGAATGTTACAAATTACCACCTGATTGTAGACCTGGTAACACCATAGTTCCCATATGTGAGTTCATTCCTGTGATTGATTTCAAAGAAGAACAACCCAAACTCATTCAACAAATCATTCATGCTTCCAAACAATATGGATTCTTCCAG ATTTTGAGCAATGGAAAGGTGAAAAGTGTTGAACACAGAGTTgtgacaaacaaaaacaatggAAGAACAACAGTTGGAAGCTTCATTTATCCTTGTCCAGATTGTCAAATTGAGCCTACAAAAGCTCTCATCAATGAGAATAATCCACCACTCTATAAACAGTTTACTTTCAAAGATTTTATGGCTACTTATGTAGCTCACACTTCCAACAGAGAATCTCCTCTTAAGCACTATCAACTCCAACCTAATTAG
- the LOC115712253 gene encoding protein DOWNY MILDEW RESISTANCE 6 isoform X1, whose amino-acid sequence MEKLLSTKTDLNFVPDSYILPPHSRPGKTKLSTNSFHTIPIIDLKQQQQQQQQLIHHIIQASKEFGFFQLINHGIEEKLIQDVLDVTKEFFELPIEDKQVLYSDDPTQICRLYTSIGYGDEIVHYWRDVLRHLGHPIQKHIQFWPQKPPQYREVMGRYAAEVRKLSLYVLDLICKGLGIEDGCMGDESEVSKVHVMSVSHYPPCPDPTLTLGLPKHADVNLITLLLQQVDGLQVIKDGQWLPVHPLPNAIVVNIGYTLQIMSNGRLSSGEHRVVTNQKVGRTSVGSFILPSMNCQIKPIINDDNDNNNKLLFKPIIFKDLLANYVADTKDTKPPLDRYKITSTNNNNIT is encoded by the exons ATGGAGAAATTGTTATCAACAAAAACAGACTTAAATTTTGTACCAGATTCTTACATATTGCCACCTCATTCTAGACCTGGTAAAACCAAACTTAGTACTAATTCATTTCACACCATTCCAATCATTGAtttgaaacaacaacaacaacaacaacaacaactcatTCACCACATCATTCAAGCTTCCAAAGAGTTTGGATTCTTTCAG TTGATTAATCATGGGATTGAAGAGAAGTTAATCCAAGATGTATTGGATGTGACTAAGGAGTTTTTTGAGCTACCAATTGAGGACAAACAAGTGTTGTACTCAGATGATCCAACCCAAATTTGTAGACTTTATACAAGTATTGGTTATGGGGATGAAATTGTTCATTATTGGAGAGATGTTTTAAGACACCTTGGTCATCCTATACAAAAACACATCCAATTTTGGCCTCAAAAACCACCTCAATATCG AGAGGTGATGGGGAGATACGCGGCGGAGGTGAGGAAGTTGAGTTTGTATGTTTTGGATTTGATATGTAAAGGGTTAGGGATTGAAGATGGATGTATGGGAGATGAAAGTGAAGTGAGCAAAGTTCATGTAATGTCAGTGAGTCATTATCCACCATGCCCAGATCCAACCTTGACTTTAGGGTTACCTAAACATGCTGATGTAAACTTAAtaactcttcttcttcaacaagTGGATGGTCTTCAAGTCATCAAAGATGGTCAATGGTTACCAGTTCATCCTCTACCTAATGCAATTGTTGTCAACATTGGCTACACATTACAG ATTATGAGTAATGGAAGGCTGAGTAGTGGTGAACACAGAGTTGTGACAAATCAAAAGGTTGGGAGAACAAGTGTGGGGAGCTTCATACTGCCTTCTATGAATTGTCAAATTAAGCCTATCATCaatgatgataatgataataataataaattactcTTTAAACCAATCATATTCAAAGATTTGTTGGCTAATTATGTGGCTGATACTAAAGACACAAAACCACCACTTGATCGTTATAAAATTACttcaactaataataataatattacataa
- the LOC115712253 gene encoding protein DOWNY MILDEW RESISTANCE 6 isoform X2 translates to MEKLLSTKTDLNFVPDSYILPPHSRPGKTKLSTNSFHTIPIIDLKQQQQQQQQLIHHIIQASKEFGFFQLINHGIEEKLIQDVLDVTKEFFELPIEDKQVLYSDDPTQICRLYTSIGYGDEIVHYWRDVLRHLGHPIQKHIQFWPQKPPQYREVMGRYAAEVRKLSLYVLDLICKGLGIEDGCMGDESEVSKVHVMSVSHYPPCPDPTLTLGLPKHADVNLITLLLQQVDGLQVIKDGQWLPVHPLPNAIVVNIGYTLQSVVP, encoded by the exons ATGGAGAAATTGTTATCAACAAAAACAGACTTAAATTTTGTACCAGATTCTTACATATTGCCACCTCATTCTAGACCTGGTAAAACCAAACTTAGTACTAATTCATTTCACACCATTCCAATCATTGAtttgaaacaacaacaacaacaacaacaacaactcatTCACCACATCATTCAAGCTTCCAAAGAGTTTGGATTCTTTCAG TTGATTAATCATGGGATTGAAGAGAAGTTAATCCAAGATGTATTGGATGTGACTAAGGAGTTTTTTGAGCTACCAATTGAGGACAAACAAGTGTTGTACTCAGATGATCCAACCCAAATTTGTAGACTTTATACAAGTATTGGTTATGGGGATGAAATTGTTCATTATTGGAGAGATGTTTTAAGACACCTTGGTCATCCTATACAAAAACACATCCAATTTTGGCCTCAAAAACCACCTCAATATCG AGAGGTGATGGGGAGATACGCGGCGGAGGTGAGGAAGTTGAGTTTGTATGTTTTGGATTTGATATGTAAAGGGTTAGGGATTGAAGATGGATGTATGGGAGATGAAAGTGAAGTGAGCAAAGTTCATGTAATGTCAGTGAGTCATTATCCACCATGCCCAGATCCAACCTTGACTTTAGGGTTACCTAAACATGCTGATGTAAACTTAAtaactcttcttcttcaacaagTGGATGGTCTTCAAGTCATCAAAGATGGTCAATGGTTACCAGTTCATCCTCTACCTAATGCAATTGTTGTCAACATTGGCTACACATTACAG tcagtagtcccgtga
- the LOC115713908 gene encoding hyoscyamine 6-dioxygenase-like encodes MEKLLLTKSELKYVPKSYIFPSEIRPGNAKVPLCEFIPVIDMKQEQTKLIQQITNACKDYGIFQLINHGIEEKLLEDVLNVTKEFFELPYEEKSSLFSNDPNKIFRELVGSYSGEVGKLSLRILDMIGEGLGLELGYFRDKTELAAAQLMNMNHYPPCPDPSLTLGLPKHGDANMITFILQEMDGLQVFRDDQWFAVKPLPNAFVVNIGYILEIVSNGKLKCGEHRVVTNQNVGRTTVGSFIYPSFDCRVEPAKVLINNNNNNNSGSEPLYRDFIFKDFLASFLIDTNTNNKSPLDRYIYKRE; translated from the exons ATGGAGAAGCTTTTATTAACAAAATCAGAGTTGAAATATGTACCAAAATCATACATATTTCCATCTGAAATTAGACCTGGAAATGCCAAAGTTCCACTATGTGAGTTTATTCCTGTGATtgatatgaaacaagaacaAACTAAACTCATTCAACAAATCACAAATGCTTGCAAAGATTATGGAATCTTCCAG TTGATTAATCATGGGATTGAAGAGAAGTTGTTAGAAGATGTATTGAATGTGACTAAGGAGTTTTTTGAGCTTCCTTATGAGGAAAAATCAAGCTTATTTTCTAATGATCCAAACAAGATTTTTAG AGAGTTGGTTGGAAGTTATTCTGGTGAGGTTGGAAAGCTGAGTTTGCGTATTTTGGATATGATTGGTGAAGGATTAGGACTTGAACTCGGGTACTTTCGCGACAAAACTGAACTGGCCGCAGCTCAGTTGATGAACATGAATCATTATCCACCATGCCCAGATCCAAGTTTAACCTTGGGATTACCTAAACATGGTGATGCAAACATGATAACTTTCATTCTTCAAGAAATGGATGGTCTTCAAGTGTTTAGAGATGACCAATGGTTTGCAGTTAAGCCTCTCCCTAATGCATTTGTTGTCAACATTGGCTACATTTTAGAG ATTGTGAGCAATGGGAAGCTAAAATGTGGTGAACACAGAGTTGTGACAAACCAAAATGTTGGTCGAACAACTGTTGGCAGCTTCATTTATCCTTCTTTTGATTGTAGAGTTGAGCCTGCAAAAGtcctcatcaacaacaacaacaacaataatagtgGAAGTGAACCACTCTACAGAGACTTCATCTTCAAAGATTTTCTAGCCTCTTTTTTAATTGATACTAATACCAACAACAAATCACCACTTGATCGCTATATATATAAACGAGAATAA